Proteins from one Kazachstania africana CBS 2517 chromosome 1, complete genome genomic window:
- the KAFR0A03050 gene encoding uncharacterized protein: MAIPLINLLEQVHWSILCLPLSHAQMLAANHVKNARSVFDMGEIFKKYEFDENSSPLGGHIEYPVVTDAPLEVLAFIHKSFINSNVNLTEEQRIAMCNERLQFVGENWLNALVSYVLYRKYPYTNEATLTRMKQCIINNSNLERLYEKLGFKEKLLENIPPAALNKKEKKEKQYAGCMEAYIGALAVDRFGVDFEELANWIEELSNEHLVDETSQLQSVNKNAKNELAKILQFNVLQKKISYRILSKNSPYNVRVELGEYILGEGTGIDIKDAEQRAAMDALSNFELLEQLSSHEISNESTPSSASSLNKDEMFAPRNEPRQTTQKLKKKENYRNLSNLVPKSKKVPERRTATTSNSVKTFNSSARQYKEKNEDFNRTNKFNEPSKGNRDTAKRNIRTKSKPMFLDPALDANNRDRSSRTQNSSLRQRNSNDGTSKYSSKKGAQHYDKEASSKLHTLLAKCDCYPEYLVEETDSGEFHTTCRIMGVGTFLSEGTGRSKKIAQHNAAASALQSKNLKKILNKR; this comes from the coding sequence ATGGCAATAccattgataaatttattggaaCAAGTCCACTGGTCTATCCTGTGCTTGCCGCTGTCACATGCCCAGATGCTTGCAGCAAACCATGTAAAAAACGCAAGATCGGTGTTTGATATGGGTGAGATTTTCAAGAAGtatgaatttgatgaaaattcgTCACCTTTAGGAGGCCACATCGAATACCCTGTTGTAACAGACGCTCCTCTGGAAGTGTTGGCTTTTATACATAAGAGCTTTATAAATAGTAACGTTAATTTGACTGAAGAACAACGAATTGCCATGTGTAATGAACGTCTACAATTTGTTGGTGAAAATTGGTTGAACGCATTAGTTTCCTATGTTCTATACAGAAAATATCCATATACAAACGAAGCTACTTTGACAAGAATGAAGCAGTGTATTATCAACAACAGTAATTTGGAAAGACTCTATGAAAAATTGGgcttcaaagaaaaactaCTTGAAAATATTCCTCCTGCTGCATtaaataagaaagaaaagaaagagaagcAATATGCTGGCTGTATGGAAGCTTATATTGGAGCTTTAGCGGTTGATAGATTTGGTGTGGACTTCGAAGAACTTGCTAATTGGATCGAAGAGCTGTCAAATGAACATTTGGTGGACGAAACTTCACAATTGCAATCCGTCAATAAAAATGCCAAGAACGAATTAGCCAAAATTCTACAGTTTAATGtgttacaaaaaaaaatctcatATAGAATTCTGTCTAAGAACTCTCCATATAATGTGAGGGTAGAACTGGGTGAGTATATATTAGGGGAAGGAACCGGAATTGATATCAAGGACGCTGAGCAAAGGGCTGCTATGGATGCTCTAAGTAATTTTGAGTTATTGGAACAATTATCATCACACGAGATAAGCAACGAATCAACTCCTTCATCTGcttcttcattaaataaagatgaaatgtTTGCTCCAAGAAATGAGCCAAGACAAACTAcacaaaaattaaaaaagaaagagaacTATAGAAATCTATCTAATTTAGTACCAAAATCGAAAAAAGTTCCCGAAAGAAGAACTGCCACTACCTCAAACAGTGTTAAGACATTCAATAGTAGTGCAAGACAatacaaagagaaaaatgaggATTTTAACAGAACTAATAAGTTTAATGAACCTTCTAAAGGCAATAGAGACACagcaaaaagaaatataagAACAAAAAGTAAACCCATGTTTTTAGATCCAGCGTTAGATGCTAATAATAGGGATAGATCGTCAAGGACCCAAAATAGCTCGTTGCGTCAGCGTAATAGTAATGATGGAACTTCCAAATACTCGTCGAAAAAAGGTGCTCAACATTATGATAAGGAAGCATCGTCGAAATTGCATACACTTCTTGCAAAGTGTGATTGCTACCCAGAGTATCTGGTCGAAGAAACCGACTCTGGAGAGTTTCATACTACATGTAGAATAATGGGAGTGGGTACTTTTCTCTCTGAAGGTACTGGGAGAAGTAAGAAAATAGCACAACATAATGCAGCAGCGAGTGCTTTACAAAGCAAGAATCTAAAGAAAATCCTGAATAAgagataa